The genome window TCAATTTGATCCTTTTCCCATTCACGTATGTATTTGAAAAGTTGAAATTGGACATAATAGCAACCTTATCAGCCGATTTCAGCGACTTCACATGCTTGGTCAAAAAATCGAAAGTTGCAGGTCCGGACGACATGGAAGTGCGCGCCGAATCGGTCTGGATAATGGTGGCAACATATAATGAGCGATCGCGGTTGACTTCCGGGTAATGTGTCCCGAACAAATGGTCCAGGAACGAAGTCAGCACCATTAACACCGTAAGTGTGAGGCTGATGCCGAAAAGCGTAATAAATGTATAGAAAGGATGCCGCAGCAGCACTTTCCAGGCGATTTTGATATAGTTTAGAAGCATAATGTTCAATGAGTGAATGGGTGAGTGAGTGAATGAGTGAATGATCGAACCATGAATAAAACATTCACTCATTCACTCATTCAAAATTAAAGAACCTGCGTGCCGTCAAACAACCGTATCAACCTGTGCGTGCGTTTGGCCATGGCGTCGTCGTGGGTTACCATCACAATGGTGGCGCCTCCTTCATTCAGGTTTTGCAGAATGCTCAAGATTTCATTTCCCATTGCGCTGTCGAGGTTTCCGGTCGGCTCATCAGCTAAGATGATCTCCGGTTTGCCTACAATGGCCCTGGCGATGGCTACGCGCTGTTTTTGCCCTCCTGAAAGTTGCTTTGGGAAATGTTTCATCCGGTTGCTCAACCCCACTTTTTCGAGTGCTTCCTGCGCCAGCTCGCGGCGTTCTTTGGAGGAACTGGTCCGGTATAAAAGCGGGATTTCCACGTTATCGATCACCGAAAGGTCGTTAATGAGGTGGAAGCTCTGGAAAATGAAGCCCAGTTTCTGGTTACGCAGACTTGCCAGCGATTTGTCCGTATATTTTTCAACTTTACTTCCATCAATCTCAATATGTCCCTTGCTAGGTTCGTCCAGAAGGCCCATAATGTTCAGTAATGTGCTTTTTCCGCAGCCGGAAGGGCCCATTATGGAAACAAATTCTCCCTTTTTTACATCGATATTGATGTTGTTCAGCGCGAGTGTTTCGATGGAGCTTGTGCGGTAAACTTTTTCAACGTTTTGCAGTTTGATCATGGCTCAGTATGTTATTTTTTTATTTTGTTCAAAATCGTATAATGTCAAGATCCTCAGGCTGTAATAGGCTTGCCAGTAATCCCGCAACGCTAAGATGTAGTCTCTCCGGGCAATGTCCTTTTCCTGCGTTGCGATGCCCAGATCGGTAACACTCAGGTCACTCAGGATAAATCTTTCTTTGGCGATCTGATAGCGGTCCGCGGCAATATTATCGGCCAGTTTGGTGAGTTTAACCTGCTTTTGTAACATTTGCAAAAGGGTAACCTGCGTAAAAATCTCCTGCTCAAATGTAAGCTTCTCCTGCTCCACCGATTGCTGCGCAAACTCCTGATTCGCCTTCGCCACCTCCGTGCGGGCCTTATTACGGCCCCAGGTCAAGATTGGTAATGTAAATTGCAGCTCCACAAACTCACGGTCCTGCGGATTCCTGTATACGTCGGAGGGCTGTGCACCTTGATTTGATAATCCGAAAGTCGCATTCAGCGAAGCATTCAAACCGTTTTCCTTCCTGGCGAACTGCACTTCCCGTTCGGCTTCCAGCAACTTTCGCTTAAAACCGACCGCTGCGGACCTGTTTGCAAACGCCTCATCCAACGCAAGTTGTGTATTGATTGCAAATTCCGCTGCTTCCAGTGGGATTTCCAGTTCCAGCTCCCTTTCATCCCGTGAACCCATGTACATTTTCAGTTTCAAGGAAGCCACTGCGGCTGCCTGCTGAGCCGAAGCAAGGTCTTTCTGCGCTGTTAGCAGTCCCATTTGAAGTTGCAGAAGGTCATTCTGAGATATTTTTCCCAATGCCAACTTTTGCTGCGCGATCTTGTAAAGCGTATCATTATTGCTCCGGTTCTTCTCGGCGATCTGCAAATTTACCTGCGCAACCAGCAGCTCGAAATAATAACCCGTCGCATCCAGCGAAACCTGTTCGAGTGACTGGATAAATTGCTGATTGCCCTCCTGGTATTTCAAAGGCTGAATTTTCCGGTCCCATTTTAATGTATTAAACCGGAAAAGCGGCTGGGTGATGCCAATTTCAAATGGAATGCCGTTGTATCTGGTGTTATTTCTGGCAAAATCATCAAAACGCTGCGTCTGCTGCTGCACGTAAACCGTTCCACCCGTAAACGCAATGCTCTGACTCAGAGACAAATTCAGCAAAGAGTTGTTGTTTGAAACCTGCTCAAAAGAAATAGTCCCGTCCGGTTGCCTGACCTCAATGTAAGATCTCGTAAAACCCGGAATTGTTCCATTCAGGCTAAGTTGCGGCCGGTAGTCCGCCTGGAACGAGCGATATTGCCAATAGTTGGTTTTCCTGGCCGTAACCGCCTGTTTAGAAGCAACAGATTGCTCTTTGGACATGAGCACAACATCTTGCAGCGAAAGTATTCTGGGCTGTGCTAAGACCGGAAAAGTCACAAAACAAGCGAAAATGAATGTAAGAATGTTTTTCATAGCATTTATTGAATTGAAATTTCCTCCAAATGCTCATAATCATTCAAATCCGTCAGGATCACTTTCTCGCCCACCTCTAAACCGCTTTTTATTTCAACAAAATCGAAATTTGAAAGTCCGGTTTCAACTTCCCGGCGCAGCGCTTTGTTGTCCTTTAAAACATAAACAAACTGCTTTTTCTTACCTGTAAATGCCGGTCCATTAGCAACGCGCACCGTATTGGAGCTGCTGCTGGTCACCACATAAACTTCCACCTTCATATTCGGCCTGAGCGATTCGCTTTTTGCATTATCCAATTGGATCACAAACCCGATTACGCCGTCTTTCACAGCTGGTTTCACCTGCGTTATCACACCTCGTAATGTCACCTCATTCAGCCTGATAATCACGCTAAGTCCTGCTTTCACCTGATCTGCATAAATGTCCGAGCAACTCCCCTCCACCCTGAAACTGCCCAGGTCAGCCACTTTTGCAAGCATTTCGCCTTCATTCACCGACGAGCCAATGTTCTCATTCACCCAGGTCAAAACCCCTTTCCGGTCCGCGACGATGTCCGCCATTCTCAGCTTGTGCTGTAATTCTTTCAAATTTTTACTCTCAATCTGCGCGCCCAATTCGGTCTCTTTCAAGCTCGCGCCCATCGATTCCCGGTTGTATTTCAGGTCATTTTCCAACTGCTTCTTTTCCAGCTCCGCAATTTTTAACGCGTTCTCTGCCCGCGTAATGTCTTCCGCCGTGCCGCCTCCTACTTTTTGAAGCCTTTTTGCATCTTCAAAATCAGCCCGGAGTTTGTTAATGTTCAAGGATTTAATGCGATCATTGATTTCAGCGTCGTACAAGTCTTTGTTCAGCTTCATCCGCAGCTGCTCAATGCTGTTTTGCTTCAATTTCAGCTGGTCCTCATAACGTTCGGACTCGATTACGGTAAGCGACTTATCCAGCTCAACAATGGCCTGGCCTGGGTTTACCTGCGTTCCCGGCGTTAGCAAAATGCGCTTGATGCTGGCGCGAATAGGGCTTGTAAAAATTTGCTCATAAGCCGGGATGACTTCTCCCGATGCAGTCAATGTGTTTTCAACATTCCCTTTTTCAACCGTTCCCGTACGGATCCTGCTGCTTTCCAAAGTGCTGCCGAGGGATTTACGAAAAAAATAAAGCAATGTTACCGTTAAGATTATTCCCAGCGCGATGAAAAGCCATCGTCGGTTTCTGGTGGTTTTAATGTAG of Dyadobacter chenhuakuii contains these proteins:
- a CDS encoding ABC transporter ATP-binding protein: MIKLQNVEKVYRTSSIETLALNNINIDVKKGEFVSIMGPSGCGKSTLLNIMGLLDEPSKGHIEIDGSKVEKYTDKSLASLRNQKLGFIFQSFHLINDLSVIDNVEIPLLYRTSSSKERRELAQEALEKVGLSNRMKHFPKQLSGGQKQRVAIARAIVGKPEIILADEPTGNLDSAMGNEILSILQNLNEGGATIVMVTHDDAMAKRTHRLIRLFDGTQVL
- a CDS encoding TolC family protein yields the protein MKNILTFIFACFVTFPVLAQPRILSLQDVVLMSKEQSVASKQAVTARKTNYWQYRSFQADYRPQLSLNGTIPGFTRSYIEVRQPDGTISFEQVSNNNSLLNLSLSQSIAFTGGTVYVQQQTQRFDDFARNNTRYNGIPFEIGITQPLFRFNTLKWDRKIQPLKYQEGNQQFIQSLEQVSLDATGYYFELLVAQVNLQIAEKNRSNNDTLYKIAQQKLALGKISQNDLLQLQMGLLTAQKDLASAQQAAAVASLKLKMYMGSRDERELELEIPLEAAEFAINTQLALDEAFANRSAAVGFKRKLLEAEREVQFARKENGLNASLNATFGLSNQGAQPSDVYRNPQDREFVELQFTLPILTWGRNKARTEVAKANQEFAQQSVEQEKLTFEQEIFTQVTLLQMLQKQVKLTKLADNIAADRYQIAKERFILSDLSVTDLGIATQEKDIARRDYILALRDYWQAYYSLRILTLYDFEQNKKITY
- a CDS encoding efflux RND transporter periplasmic adaptor subunit produces the protein MDREVAPDYIKTTRNRRWLFIALGIILTVTLLYFFRKSLGSTLESSRIRTGTVEKGNVENTLTASGEVIPAYEQIFTSPIRASIKRILLTPGTQVNPGQAIVELDKSLTVIESERYEDQLKLKQNSIEQLRMKLNKDLYDAEINDRIKSLNINKLRADFEDAKRLQKVGGGTAEDITRAENALKIAELEKKQLENDLKYNRESMGASLKETELGAQIESKNLKELQHKLRMADIVADRKGVLTWVNENIGSSVNEGEMLAKVADLGSFRVEGSCSDIYADQVKAGLSVIIRLNEVTLRGVITQVKPAVKDGVIGFVIQLDNAKSESLRPNMKVEVYVVTSSSSNTVRVANGPAFTGKKKQFVYVLKDNKALRREVETGLSNFDFVEIKSGLEVGEKVILTDLNDYEHLEEISIQ